In a single window of the Acidobacteriota bacterium genome:
- a CDS encoding lytic transglycosylase domain-containing protein, with translation MDMFSRAALFEKAIVDAALKQGVDPKILWTIAYNETRFRPWLTSPKRAQGLMQFIPATAKRFGLADPYEPNASILAAAKYVGYLGQLFNWRLDSVLAAYNSGEGTVSAYLNGKSVRSNGRLINPSGRRTTGGVPPYRETVNYVSEGLKVYRWLESQGKFRGVSTEAHIDATTLPTLKERVAPKEEDTEDKAATLVLYDPRTGRRFAVDGRGPNKLNPIKANGPVIVTPDLRGLPVQKARSTFAGVTKPQK, from the coding sequence ATGGACATGTTTTCACGCGCCGCTCTGTTCGAGAAGGCGATCGTCGATGCGGCACTAAAGCAAGGCGTCGATCCCAAGATCCTCTGGACCATCGCCTACAACGAAACGCGATTCAGGCCGTGGCTGACGAGCCCTAAGAGAGCTCAAGGATTGATGCAGTTCATACCCGCAACGGCCAAGCGTTTCGGACTCGCCGATCCATATGAGCCGAACGCGTCGATCCTTGCCGCCGCTAAGTATGTAGGGTATCTCGGACAGCTTTTTAACTGGCGTCTTGACTCTGTTCTTGCCGCCTATAACTCAGGCGAAGGCACGGTTTCGGCTTATCTGAACGGGAAATCCGTTCGCTCAAACGGCAGGCTGATAAATCCTTCCGGACGCCGAACGACGGGTGGAGTTCCACCGTACCGGGAGACTGTCAACTATGTTTCAGAAGGTTTGAAAGTCTATCGCTGGCTGGAATCTCAGGGCAAGTTTCGCGGAGTTTCAACTGAAGCTCATATCGACGCAACGACACTACCTACGCTTAAGGAACGAGTGGCTCCAAAAGAGGAAGATACGGAGGATAAGGCTGCAACACTGGTCCTCTATGATCCGCGAACCGGCAGGCGGTTTGCCGTTGACGGCAGAGGTCCGAACAAGCTGAACCCCATCAAAGCGAACGGGCCGGTGATCGTAACTCCGGACCTTCGAGGCCTTCCAGTTCAGAAAGCAAGATCTACTTTTGCCGGAGTGACTAAACCGCAAAAGTAA
- a CDS encoding ATP-binding protein, with protein sequence MEYLSEILALAEAGSTGDRKKAFSYASLLADKLEKAGELKAAKRLRRILQGSNRGSIVNLERMPVDSESRLSLADESFILPEQVDVFFSDSVMEQIEEFIIHAGAADKFLAAGLELSSSLLLFGPPGCGKTELARFIAGRLGLPLMTARVDTLISSFLGSTSKNIRLLFDHVAAMPCVLLLDEFDALAKLRDDRLELGELKRVVVSLLQNLDKLSPERVLIAATNHEHLLDPAIWRRFAYRVHIPLPNTIARVQMFSHFLELDPASREVAKLAEAANGLSGSDIKRICDRARRIALVEQDERRGVIEAFRGVLLQAVGNTEDATPSDLILRAKDLSPDVYSHRILGEIFEMTPGNITHILRRHGSKESSNERK encoded by the coding sequence ATGGAATATCTTTCGGAAATACTGGCCTTGGCCGAAGCCGGGTCCACCGGCGATCGAAAAAAGGCTTTTTCATATGCCTCTTTGCTCGCCGACAAGTTAGAAAAAGCTGGAGAACTCAAGGCCGCAAAGAGGCTACGCCGAATTCTGCAGGGCAGCAATCGCGGATCAATTGTAAATCTCGAACGCATGCCTGTCGATTCGGAATCACGCCTCTCGCTCGCCGATGAAAGTTTTATTTTACCCGAGCAGGTTGATGTCTTCTTTAGCGACTCTGTTATGGAACAGATCGAGGAATTCATCATACATGCCGGAGCCGCGGATAAGTTTTTGGCGGCCGGTCTCGAATTGTCCTCATCCCTACTGTTGTTCGGTCCGCCCGGCTGTGGAAAGACAGAACTAGCGAGGTTCATCGCAGGTCGTCTTGGCCTGCCATTGATGACCGCCCGGGTTGACACGCTCATTTCTTCCTTCCTAGGCAGTACGTCAAAAAATATTCGCCTGTTGTTTGACCACGTCGCCGCAATGCCCTGCGTTCTCCTTCTTGATGAATTCGACGCGCTGGCAAAACTTCGGGACGATCGGCTCGAACTTGGGGAGCTCAAACGCGTTGTGGTGAGTCTGCTCCAAAATTTGGACAAACTGAGCCCCGAAAGGGTACTCATCGCCGCGACGAACCACGAGCACTTGTTGGATCCCGCAATCTGGCGCCGGTTTGCCTATCGAGTTCATATTCCGCTGCCAAATACTATCGCGAGGGTTCAAATGTTTTCGCATTTTCTAGAACTCGACCCGGCAAGTCGCGAGGTGGCCAAACTTGCCGAGGCGGCGAACGGATTGTCTGGATCCGACATTAAGCGAATCTGCGATCGGGCCCGGCGAATTGCACTTGTAGAGCAGGACGAACGGCGCGGAGTTATCGAGGCTTTCAGGGGTGTGCTCTTACAGGCAGTTGGTAATACCGAAGATGCTACGCCTAGTGACCTAATACTTCGCGCTAAAGATTTATCTCCCGACGTTTACTCCCACCGCATCCTAGGGGAAATCTTTGAGATGACCCCCGGAAACATCACGCACATACTGAGGCGTCACGGTTCAAAGGAGAGTAGCAATGAAAGAAAATAA
- a CDS encoding S8 family peptidase → MKENKLPIKVVPTLEQDFYKPDAGGGPKKVFGEVTRERRQGLSAQVSDIKSYYTAAFRVHPDIPAVARVRVRPEAIAKSHRPSSLLSTDTCPVIGVEGMGELLVSVTPSGLDRLANRIERDETKTGLANISTLLEINPYPPSVEPVEDDIAKVKLFSHHDPGVDAAVDRTFRGILARFGLVNPIELRYGKGLKIFSVTRPGPDLIEVLRSFVGVQSVGPFPIYQPVRSAAIPVRTIVAADFPLPRAEVKYPVVGIIDSGTSPSDPFIDPWRVAREVYVPPADQDNSHGSFVAGLVVNGRSLNHDDASFPSCSAKFVDIVALGSNTREDELLTRIEDALGKHQDVKVWNLSLGTDATVDDRAFSDFAVALDRLQDQFGVTFILAAGNYLKHPYRGWPPDNLGDADRICAPADSVRSVVVGSIAHREHATSRVKSGDPSPFSRRGPGPLYLPKPEISHLGGNCSSAGAYSQIGVLSTDGRNNVAEDIGTSFAAPLVTGLFAHVNNEIVGGNSQLITRALLVHAAALQAGKLDPHELRYRGFGTPPDWSEILACESWACTMIFDFEVPPKVCYEKAIFPMPPSLFAANDVLKANILMTLVHQSVLDASFGSEYCRSNIDVSLGTYLIGKDGKYHQVKQVPADPALTGSAYETDLVRHGFKWSPVKVYRREMVRGVSGAKWRLDLSLHHRSGFVPTQTERAVLIITVADPARSAPVYNEMVTQMNSFGWLATDLQLRSRIRS, encoded by the coding sequence ATGAAAGAAAATAAACTTCCAATAAAAGTCGTGCCAACCCTTGAGCAAGACTTCTATAAACCTGATGCCGGCGGAGGTCCCAAAAAAGTCTTTGGAGAAGTCACGCGAGAACGGCGACAGGGATTGTCGGCCCAGGTGTCGGACATAAAAAGCTATTATACCGCCGCCTTCAGGGTACATCCGGATATTCCGGCTGTCGCCAGGGTTAGGGTTCGTCCAGAAGCAATCGCAAAAAGTCACCGCCCTTCAAGTCTGCTTAGCACCGACACGTGTCCCGTGATTGGGGTCGAAGGCATGGGCGAACTATTGGTAAGTGTCACACCGTCCGGATTGGATAGACTTGCGAACCGAATTGAGCGTGACGAGACGAAAACCGGTCTCGCTAATATTTCCACCCTCCTCGAGATAAATCCGTATCCACCAAGTGTCGAGCCCGTCGAAGACGACATTGCGAAAGTTAAGCTATTTTCGCACCATGATCCAGGCGTCGACGCGGCTGTTGACCGAACGTTCAGGGGGATTCTAGCCCGGTTCGGTCTCGTGAATCCCATCGAGCTGCGATACGGTAAAGGTCTTAAAATCTTTAGCGTTACTCGGCCAGGACCAGATCTGATCGAAGTACTGCGCAGCTTCGTAGGAGTCCAGAGCGTTGGACCATTTCCGATTTACCAACCAGTTAGGTCGGCCGCCATTCCCGTACGAACAATCGTAGCGGCAGATTTTCCTCTGCCACGAGCGGAAGTTAAGTATCCGGTGGTAGGAATCATCGATTCCGGCACGAGCCCGTCCGACCCGTTTATCGACCCTTGGCGAGTCGCACGCGAAGTGTATGTCCCGCCGGCGGATCAAGACAATAGTCACGGCAGCTTCGTTGCCGGCCTTGTTGTCAACGGCAGATCACTCAACCACGACGATGCGTCGTTTCCGTCGTGCTCGGCAAAATTCGTCGATATTGTTGCTCTTGGGAGTAATACTCGTGAGGACGAGCTTCTTACTCGAATTGAGGATGCGCTTGGGAAACATCAAGATGTTAAGGTTTGGAACCTTTCCCTTGGTACGGATGCAACGGTGGACGATCGGGCCTTCTCCGACTTCGCGGTCGCGCTCGATCGACTGCAGGATCAGTTCGGGGTAACGTTCATACTTGCGGCGGGAAACTATCTCAAGCATCCGTACAGGGGCTGGCCGCCAGATAATCTTGGTGATGCGGATCGCATCTGCGCACCCGCAGATTCAGTCCGTTCGGTAGTCGTTGGCTCAATTGCCCACCGTGAGCATGCTACGTCACGTGTTAAGAGTGGTGATCCTTCGCCGTTTTCCAGGCGCGGTCCCGGGCCGCTGTACTTGCCTAAGCCGGAGATAAGTCATCTAGGCGGCAATTGCAGCAGTGCAGGAGCTTACAGCCAGATCGGAGTCTTATCGACGGATGGCCGGAACAACGTCGCGGAAGATATCGGCACTAGCTTCGCCGCGCCTTTAGTAACGGGCTTGTTCGCTCATGTAAATAACGAAATTGTAGGAGGAAATTCACAATTGATTACGCGAGCCCTGTTAGTGCATGCCGCAGCCTTACAAGCTGGGAAGCTGGATCCGCATGAGCTTCGGTATCGGGGCTTTGGGACTCCGCCGGACTGGTCGGAGATTCTGGCATGTGAATCTTGGGCCTGCACTATGATTTTTGACTTTGAGGTTCCGCCGAAGGTCTGTTACGAAAAGGCGATCTTTCCGATGCCACCGTCGCTTTTTGCTGCCAACGATGTTTTGAAGGCAAACATATTGATGACATTGGTTCATCAGTCCGTGCTGGATGCATCGTTTGGTTCCGAGTATTGTCGCAGCAACATAGATGTCTCCCTGGGCACGTATCTCATCGGCAAGGATGGTAAGTATCACCAAGTGAAGCAGGTCCCCGCAGATCCAGCACTCACGGGAAGTGCTTATGAGACCGACTTGGTTCGCCACGGGTTTAAGTGGTCACCGGTCAAGGTGTATCGGAGAGAAATGGTCAGAGGTGTGAGCGGCGCGAAATGGCGCCTGGATTTGTCATTGCACCATCGAAGTGGGTTTGTGCCCACGCAAACCGAGCGGGCAGTACTTATAATCACCGTGGCAGACCCGGCACGCTCCGCACCGGTTTACAATGAGATGGTGACACAGATGAATAGTTTTGGTTGGCTGGCGACAGACTTGCAGCTACGTAGTAGAATCCGCTCGTAA
- a CDS encoding SOS response-associated peptidase family protein, with protein sequence MCGRASQEEVDRYFERVYGWQMPEQFTPRRNIRPTEETNIVTHLSKGQVATVKANWWCQWDNAVEFEAKFPAFNIRVDSMDQRKMWPPLLKSGKRCIFPIDAFYEWPTKGRGIPPVKIMLADRQPYAIAGLWSRWFENGSPRFSFATFTVESNDFMLPIHPQAMPVILDSKDAQKEWLLNGNRDLLVPYTGEMIANEMPDTLEKLYPEENPPAKQKAQEESIAKKDEEILQGSLFG encoded by the coding sequence ATGTGTGGACGAGCATCGCAGGAAGAAGTTGACAGATATTTCGAGCGGGTTTACGGCTGGCAAATGCCGGAGCAATTCACTCCGCGCCGAAATATCAGGCCTACTGAGGAGACCAATATCGTCACGCATCTATCGAAAGGACAGGTTGCAACCGTAAAAGCAAACTGGTGGTGTCAGTGGGACAACGCAGTGGAATTCGAAGCGAAGTTTCCCGCATTCAATATTCGCGTCGATTCGATGGATCAGAGAAAAATGTGGCCGCCGCTGCTGAAATCAGGCAAGCGATGCATATTTCCGATCGATGCTTTTTACGAATGGCCGACAAAGGGCAGAGGAATCCCGCCGGTCAAAATCATGCTAGCCGACCGCCAGCCGTATGCGATCGCCGGACTATGGAGTAGATGGTTTGAGAACGGATCGCCCAGATTTTCTTTCGCGACCTTTACTGTCGAATCGAACGACTTCATGCTGCCCATACACCCGCAGGCAATGCCTGTCATCCTTGATAGCAAGGACGCTCAGAAAGAATGGCTGTTGAATGGGAACCGTGATTTGCTCGTGCCATACACCGGCGAGATGATCGCAAACGAGATGCCCGATACACTCGAAAAACTCTATCCCGAAGAAAATCCACCGGCGAAACAAAAAGCACAAGAGGAGTCCATAGCCAAAAAGGACGAAGAGATCCTTCAGGGATCTCTGTTCGGATGA
- a CDS encoding strawberry notch family protein yields MLSSYQHAVGEAAPVSTTATAVAPTVSASSDEPQSDQSIVAYKPRFVLGGAPHPGVIVEPPGLANVEPPPITYHPYLPTELCNSGRLSAMQVERIIYAGQAHEQRLADGSRAGISIGDGTGTGKTATLAGIILDNWFQCRRRAVWFSVKADLIEAVSDEFARLGLTPPIKLINDFPTDGDIDISDGIVFCTYRSLIARSKSGNRRIDQLTRWLGNKGVIIFDEGHRAKYAFADDRGKSTQTGAAVLEIQDPEKYPDYRVVYSSATSAGEVRHLAYMSRLGLWGNGTNFPLGFEQFAEEIESGGVGALEMVCRDLKAMGRYLCGNLSMGIDPKSGLAVEFREVTHWLTPAQRQMYDNMAQGWQEVFRNIHRALDITNSGKATRAQAVNQFWAEHQRCFRNLITAFKVPTLIREIEDALGRKESIVVSITGTGESQTKKQIERAADQDEALDSLDFSPRETLTRLVAQCFPTACFQERTNPYSGTIEYIPVLDTDGNQIESRAALQLRAELLDKLSVLEVPEHPLDQLVNYFGVENVAEMTGRKKRLIRTTSGTLEYRPRQLAGVPSKLINLHEKNAFQNGDKRIAIMSEVASTGDSLHAGEHAGNKQRRLHIAAELKWSADKQIQDFGRTHRTGQMFPPVYLLVFTELGGEKRFSATIARRLGNMGALTKGDRKAEKAGNLDKYNLESKEGRSALNVVLTGIMRGVEIEGIEDPKQALRDMGLIRNTDDGEVVPDSEKTNIPRFLNRLLSLEVDRQNTLFDHFYSTFLETIEYLKQNGKLDDGMEDLKAISVEIAEPPQVLHADALTGARTVYYKLELKIATKPARYSELSESGVHQFFQDRRDGSFVAVRRTLSHTDPETGERYQMFSISKPEGRNLLYIRESELNQKYRIVPKTKAESWWLSEEAKIPPYEQRTVHLLSGALLPIWKYLKTLSHDALNIVRTTTDDGTRLVGVKIAEEWLRDLFRHFGLRSEVPATAPEVLRIVDFENNTAHLTGDIRIRTTRFQGRVLTEICPSTFEQIRELRGMGLINIVQNGKQRFFLPEQSPSSYLEPVLALYPPKSTDIDFLPELRTEFQTLEKEQPAELPEWLLEPDANSIHALAVPMELPGVFEGM; encoded by the coding sequence ATGTTATCAAGCTACCAACATGCGGTCGGCGAGGCTGCGCCTGTCTCAACCACAGCTACGGCAGTTGCTCCCACAGTTTCAGCCTCATCTGACGAGCCGCAATCCGATCAGTCGATAGTTGCCTACAAGCCGCGATTCGTTCTTGGCGGAGCACCACATCCCGGTGTCATCGTCGAGCCGCCCGGTCTAGCGAATGTCGAACCTCCGCCGATCACTTATCACCCTTATCTTCCTACGGAACTCTGCAACAGCGGCAGACTCTCCGCCATGCAGGTCGAGAGGATCATCTATGCGGGGCAGGCCCACGAGCAAAGACTTGCAGATGGCTCCCGGGCGGGCATCAGCATCGGCGACGGGACCGGCACGGGTAAGACAGCCACTCTTGCCGGAATAATCCTTGATAACTGGTTCCAATGCAGGCGACGAGCGGTTTGGTTCTCGGTAAAAGCCGATCTTATCGAAGCTGTATCCGACGAATTTGCACGGCTGGGACTCACTCCGCCGATCAAGCTGATCAACGACTTTCCCACGGATGGCGACATCGATATCAGCGACGGCATCGTCTTCTGCACCTATCGTTCTCTGATAGCACGCTCCAAGTCCGGTAATCGCCGCATCGATCAGCTGACCCGATGGCTCGGAAACAAAGGCGTTATCATCTTCGACGAGGGCCACAGAGCGAAGTACGCATTCGCCGACGATCGCGGAAAGTCCACCCAAACCGGGGCGGCCGTCCTTGAGATCCAAGACCCGGAGAAATATCCCGATTATCGCGTTGTTTATTCATCCGCCACCTCGGCGGGAGAAGTGCGGCATCTGGCATATATGTCCCGCCTTGGACTTTGGGGAAACGGGACAAACTTTCCTCTGGGGTTCGAGCAGTTCGCCGAGGAGATCGAATCCGGAGGTGTTGGTGCGCTTGAGATGGTCTGCCGCGACCTGAAGGCCATGGGCCGGTATCTCTGCGGCAACCTGAGTATGGGGATCGATCCGAAATCAGGTCTTGCCGTCGAATTCCGTGAAGTTACTCACTGGCTCACTCCTGCTCAAAGGCAAATGTACGACAACATGGCCCAAGGCTGGCAAGAGGTCTTTCGAAATATCCACCGGGCATTGGATATTACCAACTCTGGAAAGGCGACTCGAGCACAGGCCGTCAATCAATTCTGGGCCGAGCATCAGCGGTGCTTTAGAAATCTGATCACAGCTTTCAAAGTACCGACCCTGATCCGCGAGATCGAAGATGCTCTCGGACGAAAGGAATCGATAGTCGTCTCGATAACCGGCACTGGCGAGAGCCAGACCAAGAAGCAGATCGAGCGGGCCGCAGACCAGGATGAAGCTCTCGACAGTCTTGACTTTAGCCCACGTGAGACCCTGACCCGGCTTGTTGCACAATGCTTTCCAACGGCCTGCTTTCAGGAACGAACAAATCCATACAGTGGAACCATCGAATATATTCCTGTTCTCGATACTGACGGCAATCAAATTGAGAGCCGTGCGGCATTGCAGCTGAGGGCCGAACTGCTTGATAAACTTTCCGTCCTTGAAGTGCCGGAGCATCCGCTCGATCAGCTTGTTAACTACTTCGGCGTGGAGAACGTCGCGGAGATGACGGGCCGGAAGAAGCGTCTCATCCGAACAACTTCGGGCACGCTCGAGTATCGCCCCCGCCAGCTTGCCGGCGTTCCGTCGAAGCTGATCAACCTTCACGAGAAGAACGCGTTCCAGAACGGAGACAAGCGGATCGCGATCATGTCGGAGGTCGCATCGACCGGCGATAGCCTTCACGCCGGAGAGCACGCGGGGAATAAACAACGCCGCCTCCACATCGCCGCCGAACTGAAATGGTCCGCCGACAAACAGATCCAGGACTTCGGGAGAACCCATCGAACGGGCCAAATGTTTCCGCCGGTCTATCTGCTTGTCTTCACTGAGTTGGGCGGCGAGAAGAGGTTCTCGGCAACGATCGCCCGCAGGCTCGGAAACATGGGAGCTCTGACCAAGGGCGACAGGAAGGCAGAGAAGGCAGGCAATCTTGATAAATACAATCTCGAATCGAAGGAGGGCCGTTCGGCTTTGAACGTAGTTCTAACCGGGATCATGCGAGGTGTTGAGATCGAAGGGATTGAAGATCCGAAACAGGCACTGCGGGACATGGGGCTTATCCGAAATACCGATGACGGCGAAGTAGTTCCCGATAGTGAGAAGACGAACATCCCAAGGTTCCTGAATCGTCTTCTATCACTGGAAGTGGATCGTCAGAATACTCTATTCGATCATTTCTATTCGACGTTCCTTGAGACGATCGAGTACCTGAAGCAAAACGGAAAGCTCGATGACGGGATGGAGGACCTGAAAGCCATTTCCGTCGAGATCGCCGAACCGCCGCAGGTTTTACACGCTGATGCATTGACTGGAGCGAGAACGGTCTATTACAAGCTCGAGCTTAAAATAGCCACTAAACCTGCACGATACTCGGAGTTGTCGGAGAGCGGTGTTCACCAGTTCTTTCAAGACAGACGCGATGGATCATTCGTTGCCGTTAGGCGAACCCTCTCGCACACCGATCCCGAAACGGGTGAAAGGTATCAGATGTTCTCGATCTCGAAACCCGAAGGCCGGAATCTCTTATACATCCGCGAGAGCGAACTAAACCAGAAATATCGCATCGTTCCTAAAACCAAAGCAGAGTCATGGTGGCTCTCGGAAGAAGCCAAGATTCCTCCGTATGAACAAAGGACGGTGCATCTTCTGAGCGGAGCGTTGCTCCCGATCTGGAAGTATCTCAAGACTCTAAGCCATGACGCTCTCAATATCGTCCGAACGACGACCGATGATGGCACCAGACTCGTCGGTGTGAAGATCGCTGAAGAATGGCTTCGCGACCTTTTCCGCCACTTCGGCCTGCGCTCCGAGGTCCCGGCAACCGCGCCGGAGGTGCTCCGCATAGTCGACTTTGAGAACAACACCGCGCATCTCACCGGAGATATCCGGATTAGAACGACACGGTTTCAGGGACGTGTTCTCACCGAGATATGTCCTTCGACGTTCGAACAGATCCGCGAGCTTCGAGGAATGGGGCTAATTAATATCGTACAGAACGGGAAGCAGCGCTTCTTCCTGCCCGAGCAGTCCCCAAGTTCTTACTTGGAACCAGTCCTTGCATTGTACCCGCCCAAATCCACCGACATCGATTTCCTGCCAGAGCTGCGTACCGAGTTTCAGACTCTCGAAAAAGAACAACCGGCCGAGCTTCCCGAATGGCTACTGGAACCGGATGCTAATTCCATTCACGCTTTGGCTGTACCTATGGAGTTGCCTGGAGTATTCGAGGGTATGTAG
- a CDS encoding sigma-54-dependent Fis family transcriptional regulator: MTNRSAARRIDTGSSILEEKIARYALVPHYVLITGERGTGKTTIARRLHELSPRSKRSFVSVNCASLTSDLLESELFGYEKGAFTGAVSAKAGLFETSGGGTLFLDEIGELTPGLQAKLLKAVEERRIRRVGGTYEREIDVRIIAATSRDLTAMVRDSLFRPDLFDRLNVLSLETIPLRSQREKIRHLFLSRMEEERFAVGRDSAFLIDEAALSELERFQWKGNYRELRNFAARLAVESMNAPTITVEMIRMILPPDSLPGPNGAALCLSGTDSTNDAGMDDLNPDLVTVILDMASDDLNSVYLKAAATLIEHKLNESNGSLRLAARSLKTTHSTLSRILTKHRERSQNSRNASPQTSENQAMAYSAAA; encoded by the coding sequence ATGACCAATAGATCTGCCGCCCGCCGCATTGACACGGGATCATCGATCCTCGAGGAAAAGATAGCTCGCTATGCCCTGGTCCCGCATTACGTGCTTATTACGGGAGAAAGAGGAACCGGCAAGACGACGATCGCCCGAAGGCTCCACGAGCTAAGTCCGAGATCGAAGCGCTCCTTCGTAAGTGTCAATTGCGCGAGTCTGACATCGGACCTACTCGAATCGGAACTATTCGGATACGAAAAAGGTGCGTTTACGGGCGCCGTGTCAGCAAAGGCCGGCCTCTTTGAGACTTCGGGAGGCGGGACGCTCTTCCTCGACGAGATCGGTGAACTGACGCCTGGCCTTCAGGCGAAGCTTCTCAAAGCGGTAGAAGAAAGACGAATACGAAGGGTCGGCGGCACTTACGAGCGCGAGATAGACGTTCGAATAATCGCAGCCACCTCGCGGGACCTGACGGCAATGGTAAGAGATTCCTTGTTCCGTCCCGACCTTTTCGACCGCCTCAATGTTCTCTCCCTTGAAACTATCCCGCTTCGATCGCAGCGGGAAAAGATCCGACATCTGTTCTTGAGCCGGATGGAAGAGGAGCGATTTGCGGTAGGCAGAGACTCGGCCTTCTTGATCGACGAGGCTGCATTGTCCGAGTTGGAACGATTCCAGTGGAAAGGCAACTACCGAGAGCTTCGAAACTTTGCGGCTCGGCTCGCGGTAGAGTCGATGAATGCTCCAACGATCACCGTTGAAATGATCAGAATGATTCTGCCTCCGGATTCGCTGCCGGGTCCCAACGGCGCAGCGTTGTGTTTGTCGGGGACAGATTCCACTAATGACGCAGGTATGGATGATCTCAACCCCGATCTGGTCACGGTCATCCTTGATATGGCATCGGACGATCTTAATAGTGTTTATCTGAAAGCCGCAGCAACTCTTATAGAACACAAGCTCAACGAGAGCAACGGAAGCCTGCGTCTTGCAGCGAGATCACTGAAAACGACCCATTCGACACTTTCGCGCATCCTCACGAAACATCGGGAGCGTTCTCAAAATTCTCGGAATGCTTCTCCTCAGACTTCGGAAAATCAGGCAATGGCCTATTCGGCAGCAGCATAG
- a CDS encoding ERF family protein, which translates to MNKSENISDLAKALMVVQASLAPAKRDSTNPYYNSTYADLSSVWESCRVLLSKNGLCVIQGNRVGAESTLIVETFLIHESGQWVQSELCLPLSKNDPQGVGSAMTYGRRYGLAAIIGIVADADDDGNAASAKNGNGNVRPMVQNGRPASTTQPIRNSVNIR; encoded by the coding sequence ATGAACAAAAGCGAAAACATCAGCGATCTCGCGAAGGCCCTCATGGTCGTACAGGCGAGCCTCGCTCCCGCAAAGCGGGATTCGACAAACCCGTATTACAACTCGACGTATGCCGATCTCAGTTCCGTTTGGGAAAGCTGCCGGGTGCTCCTTTCCAAGAACGGCTTGTGTGTAATCCAGGGTAACCGTGTTGGGGCCGAGAGCACGCTCATTGTCGAGACCTTTCTTATTCACGAGTCCGGCCAATGGGTCCAAAGCGAACTGTGTCTCCCGCTCTCGAAGAACGATCCCCAGGGCGTAGGCTCCGCGATGACCTACGGAAGAAGATACGGCCTCGCTGCTATTATCGGTATCGTGGCCGACGCAGATGACGACGGTAACGCCGCGTCTGCGAAGAACGGTAACGGAAATGTCAGACCGATGGTGCAGAACGGTCGGCCCGCCTCAACGACTCAACCCATCCGCAATTCAGTGAATATTCGCTGA
- a CDS encoding ThiF family adenylyltransferase, whose translation MTNIDLSFSQAAVVMPRDYSSLRFIVVGAGGTGSYVIPAIARLMFELKQSQHTPVEMLIVDPDVIESGNIPRSNFCSAEIGSFKAQSLAKRITLAWGLESHYANELFDGEKHLKAPSSDHRSLKVIVGCVDNHLARRDIQLAIGKHRGYRSSDDAPDLWWIDGGNGRSSGQVLVGSNTKKIKPALHFTGTSICRSLPAPSLVHPDLLDAEKKVESADRERLSCPDRIRLGEQSLNINQRVAVEMAEMLTEMFLTRSLRRFASYFDLETGTSRSLYCTPDQVASAIQKRK comes from the coding sequence GTGACAAATATCGATCTTAGCTTCTCTCAAGCCGCCGTGGTGATGCCTAGGGACTACAGCAGCCTTCGTTTCATAGTCGTCGGAGCAGGAGGAACAGGCTCTTACGTTATCCCGGCTATCGCGCGATTGATGTTCGAGCTGAAGCAGTCGCAGCACACGCCGGTAGAGATGCTGATAGTGGATCCCGATGTGATCGAGAGCGGGAACATTCCGAGAAGCAACTTCTGCTCGGCAGAGATCGGCAGTTTCAAGGCTCAGTCGCTTGCAAAGCGGATCACCCTTGCGTGGGGATTAGAATCCCACTACGCAAATGAGTTGTTCGACGGCGAGAAGCATTTGAAGGCTCCGTCGAGTGACCATCGTTCACTGAAGGTGATCGTCGGCTGTGTCGATAATCACCTTGCACGTCGGGATATCCAACTCGCGATCGGAAAACACAGGGGATACAGATCATCGGATGATGCTCCCGACCTATGGTGGATAGACGGCGGCAACGGCCGATCGTCGGGACAGGTTCTTGTCGGTTCGAATACGAAGAAGATAAAGCCCGCTCTGCATTTTACGGGGACAAGCATTTGCAGGTCGCTTCCGGCCCCGTCACTTGTGCATCCCGACCTTCTTGACGCGGAGAAGAAGGTAGAATCCGCAGACCGGGAAAGGCTCTCATGTCCCGATCGCATTCGTCTTGGTGAGCAAAGCCTGAATATCAATCAACGAGTCGCGGTTGAAATGGCCGAGATGCTAACAGAGATGTTCCTCACCAGGTCGCTACGTCGCTTCGCAAGCTACTTTGATCTTGAGACCGGCACAAGCCGATCGCTCTACTGCACGCCGGATCAGGTCGCTTCCGCAATCCAAAAGAGAAAATAG